From Candidatus Eisenbacteria bacterium:
TACTGACCCTCGAGGCGCTGTCCGAACTCACGCGGCGGCTGTCGCGCATGACGCTGGCTCAGCGCGAACGGCTGCCCGGCATCGATGCGCGTCGCGCCGAGATCATCGTGCCCGGGGCGCTGGTGCTGCTGCACGTGCTCGAGGCCACCGGCATGAACGGCATCACGGTCTCCGACTTCGGGGTGCGCGAAGGACTCGTCACCGACTACATCGAGAAGCACCGAGACGAGATCTCGCGGCTCGCGCCGATCGAGGACCTGCGGCTGCGCAGCGTGCTGGCGCTGCTCGATCGCTTCCAGAGCGACGCACCGCACGCACGTCACGTGGCGATGCTGGCGCTGGCGCTGTTCGACGCACTGGCCACCGAGCATCGCCTCGATGCGGGAGTGCGCGACCTGCTCCACTACGCGGCGTTGCTGCACGACGTCGGCTCCGCGGTCGGCTTCGATCGTCACGCCGAGCACTCCGCTTACATCATCCGAAACGGAAACCTACGCGGGCTGTCGTCGGCCGAGGTCGATCTGGTGGCGCTGGTCGCGCGGTATCACTCGAAGGCGGCGCCGCGCAAACGCGATCCCGAATTCGCCGCACTTCCCAGGGCGAGTCGTCGCACGGTGCGGTGGCTGGCCGGCATGTTGCGCGTCGCCGAGGGGCTCGATCGCAGCCACTATCAGCTGATTCGCGGCGTACGCGTCTCGCGGCGCGGGGATCGTGCGGCGCTGCTGGTCGCCGCGCGGCGCGACGCCAAGCTCGAGCTGTGGGCCGCACGCGGGCGCACCGAGCTGCTCGCGCGTATGCTCGGTTCGCGCAAGCGGCCGATGCGCATGATCGTGAAGCTCGACCCGGTGGCGGCACGGGCGCCGGAGGCGGGAACGCGGCGCGCGGAGGCGGTCGCGAAAAGCTCCGAGGCCTCGCCTCCGCTCAAGATCGTCAGTCGGGGCTAGCCGACTCGAGCTTGCC
This genomic window contains:
- a CDS encoding Ppx/GppA family phosphatase, translating into MRIAAIDIGTNSIHMVIADATSVGSFVVVEREREVVQIGRGSFRGAGLRRDAMQRTVEALARFTQLARRHGADRILCTATAAVREARNGGEFLQAARAASGVQPRVIPAEVEGRLIYLGVKSALQLGDGPALVVDIGGGSAQLVVGDRERLLLATSAPLGALRLSERFLDSDPPSRGDVQRLRRHIREAARDSIKRVGALEPSRAYGSSGSIHALAQIAHWLEHGAAIEHMNGHVLTLEALSELTRRLSRMTLAQRERLPGIDARRAEIIVPGALVLLHVLEATGMNGITVSDFGVREGLVTDYIEKHRDEISRLAPIEDLRLRSVLALLDRFQSDAPHARHVAMLALALFDALATEHRLDAGVRDLLHYAALLHDVGSAVGFDRHAEHSAYIIRNGNLRGLSSAEVDLVALVARYHSKAAPRKRDPEFAALPRASRRTVRWLAGMLRVAEGLDRSHYQLIRGVRVSRRGDRAALLVAARRDAKLELWAARGRTELLARMLGSRKRPMRMIVKLDPVAARAPEAGTRRAEAVAKSSEASPPLKIVSRG